One Lutra lutra chromosome 7, mLutLut1.2, whole genome shotgun sequence DNA window includes the following coding sequences:
- the LOC125104455 gene encoding uncharacterized protein LOC125104455 codes for MHPGGLQVSLRHFLSGHPCPETCKGHWRVGGQLPRPWGRGHPPAPGQSAAARGAAKATTRPPLGPDGRLPGAQWPQDTACGQGRGQASCCPLRRQLSMMLMLAQSNPQLFALMGTRASVTEELERMEQQSRLQQLSPAELLSKNRAHWTDWLQEYGARLGEGQGGRERPGRLAGRAHTRHARQQPQVRPAELHRPECHRGRRERRLLRGAAGAEASGNPVPQGFWIQLQFFTVLHCKKQSKTSLAEMVEILPRYI; via the exons ATGCACCCTGGGGGCCTGCAAGTTAGCCTGCGGCACTTCCTCTCGGGGCACCCATGTCCCGAGACCTGCAAGGGCCACTGGAGAGTGGGTGGACAGCTGCCTCGCCCATGGGGCCGGGgtcacccccccgccccagggcagTCAGCAGCGGCCCGCGGAGCTGCTAAAGCCACCACCCGACCTCCCCTGGGCCCCGATGGCCGTCTTCCAGGTGCCCAGTGGCCTCAGGACACAGCCTGCGGCCAGGGGCGGGGCCAGGCCTCATGCTGCCCTCTGCGCAGGCAGCTCTCCATGATGCTGATGCTGGCACAGTCCAACCCTCAGCTGTTCGCGCTCATGGGCACGCGGGCAAGCGTCACGGAGGAGCTGGAGCGCATGGAGCAGCAGTCGCGGCTGCAGCAGCTGAGTCCTGCGGAGCTGCTGAGCAAGAACAGGGCCCACTGGACCGACTGGCTCCAGGAGTACGG AGCCCGGCTTGGAGAAGGACAAGGAGGGCGTGAGCGACCAGGACGCCTGGCAGGCCGAGCGCACACGCGTCATGCACGCCAACAACCCCAAGTACGTCCTGCGGAACTACATCGCCCAGAATGCCATCGAGGCCGCCGAGAACGGAGACTTCTCAGAG GTGCGGCGGGTGCTGAAGCTTCTGGAAACCCCGTACCACAGGGATTTTGGATCCAGCTCCAGTTTTTTACTGTACTGCATtgtaaaaaacaaagcaaaacttcaTTAGCTGAAATGGTGGAAATTTTGCCAAGATATATCTAA